One Streptomyces lincolnensis genomic region harbors:
- a CDS encoding GNAT family N-acetyltransferase, with the protein METLRDILDAAARGVFPPADGRTTVVPQASHRDAGVLAFTAHSVVFTDEDPAWVYETLGGLECDALAATMNPRFLSALLERTGRTAETIDAMLVAGPLPGEPPLALKEIEDGGHPRIAYARGRRDDVRAWETEGGVVVVGRGIAGRPEVSVEVDEGVRHRGLGRALATAARHLVAEPLWAQVAPGNARSTRAFQAAGYRPVGAEALLLSARARSTGCSRSRS; encoded by the coding sequence ATGGAGACCTTGCGGGACATTCTCGACGCGGCGGCCCGCGGAGTCTTCCCGCCCGCGGACGGTCGGACCACCGTCGTGCCGCAGGCATCCCACCGGGACGCGGGGGTGCTGGCCTTCACGGCGCACTCCGTGGTCTTCACGGACGAGGATCCGGCGTGGGTGTACGAGACGCTCGGCGGCCTGGAGTGCGACGCGCTGGCGGCGACGATGAACCCGCGGTTCCTGTCGGCGCTGCTGGAGCGGACCGGGCGGACGGCCGAGACCATCGACGCGATGCTGGTCGCCGGCCCGCTGCCGGGTGAACCGCCGCTCGCCCTCAAGGAGATCGAGGACGGCGGCCATCCCCGCATCGCCTACGCCCGCGGGCGGCGCGACGACGTGCGCGCGTGGGAGACCGAGGGCGGTGTGGTGGTCGTGGGGCGCGGCATCGCCGGACGGCCGGAGGTCTCCGTGGAGGTGGACGAGGGGGTACGGCACCGGGGGCTCGGCCGGGCGCTGGCGACGGCGGCCCGGCACCTCGTCGCGGAGCCGCTGTGGGCGCAGGTCGCGCCGGGGAACGCCCGCAGCACGCGGGCGTTCCAGGCGGCCGGCTACCGCCCCGTGGGGGCGGAGGCGCTGCTGCTCAGTGCCAGGGCTCGTAGTACGGGTTGCTCTCGCAGTCGCTCATGA
- a CDS encoding MerR family transcriptional regulator, whose product MIEDGTGLFTIGELARATGLTVRTIRYWSDEGVLHPVTRSAGGYRLYDAEAAARLELIRTLRELGLGLDVVRKVLDGERTVAEVAAAHVAALDAQIRSLKVTRAVLSSVARRGSTAKEMTLTNKLARLSAAERQRIMEEFVEEALAGLDTVDPDIRERMRRTAVDLADDPTPEQVDAWMELAGMLQDPVFRRQMRRAVEFNAADRVPDAPRGQSVWFAKRLVELVAPLRERGVEPGAPEAEQALRDLFGDADRTAVLERMTAGFNERVARYRELLSVVNRQPAPPHAEDFAWVVAALRARTAG is encoded by the coding sequence ATGATCGAAGACGGCACCGGCCTTTTCACCATCGGCGAGCTGGCCCGCGCCACCGGACTGACCGTGCGCACCATCCGCTACTGGTCGGACGAGGGCGTGCTGCACCCCGTGACCCGTTCCGCCGGCGGCTACCGGCTCTACGACGCCGAGGCCGCCGCCCGCCTGGAACTGATCCGCACGCTGCGCGAGCTGGGCCTCGGCCTGGACGTCGTACGCAAGGTGCTGGACGGGGAGCGGACGGTCGCGGAGGTCGCGGCCGCGCACGTGGCGGCGCTGGACGCGCAGATCCGGTCACTGAAGGTGACCCGTGCGGTGCTGTCGAGCGTGGCACGACGAGGATCCACGGCGAAGGAGATGACGTTGACGAACAAACTGGCGAGGCTGTCCGCGGCCGAACGGCAGCGGATCATGGAGGAGTTCGTGGAGGAGGCCCTGGCCGGGCTCGACACCGTCGACCCGGACATCCGGGAACGGATGCGGCGCACCGCCGTCGACCTCGCGGACGACCCGACGCCCGAGCAGGTCGACGCCTGGATGGAGCTGGCCGGGATGCTCCAGGATCCCGTGTTCCGGCGGCAGATGCGGCGGGCCGTCGAGTTCAACGCGGCCGACCGGGTCCCGGACGCCCCGCGCGGACAGTCCGTGTGGTTCGCCAAACGCCTGGTGGAGCTGGTGGCCCCGCTGCGGGAGCGCGGTGTCGAGCCAGGGGCACCCGAGGCGGAGCAGGCGCTGCGGGACCTGTTCGGGGACGCCGACCGGACCGCCGTACTGGAACGCATGACGGCCGGGTTCAACGAACGGGTCGCCCGCTATCGCGAACTGCTCTCCGTCGTGAACCGGCAGCCCGCGCCACCGCACGCCGAGGACTTCGCGTGGGTGGTCGCCGCACTGCGCGCTCGTACCGCCGGTTAA
- a CDS encoding EF-hand domain-containing protein, which yields MANIDEARKQFERIDTDGDGFITAAEFKTALAQEGDWNVTESVAEVIIRTRDLNGDKVLSFDEFWVYLSK from the coding sequence GTGGCGAACATCGACGAAGCGCGCAAGCAGTTCGAGCGGATCGATACGGACGGTGACGGATTCATCACCGCTGCCGAGTTCAAGACCGCCCTCGCTCAGGAAGGTGACTGGAACGTCACCGAGTCCGTGGCCGAGGTCATCATCAGGACCCGCGACCTCAACGGGGACAAGGTGCTGTCCTTCGACGAGTTCTGGGTGTACCTGAGCAAGTGA
- a CDS encoding MOSC domain-containing protein: MSGTVSAVSSSGTYSFTKPNRESIRLLAGLGVEGDVHAGVTVKHRFRMKRDASQPNLRQVHLIHEELFEEVRGAGFEVAAGELGENVTTRGIDLLGLPVGTRLRLGDEAVVEVTGLRNPCAQIDTFRQGLMKQVVGRDADGSVRFKSGIMGVVLAGGVVRPGDGIGIVLPEGPHRPLEIV, translated from the coding sequence ATGAGTGGGACGGTCAGCGCGGTCAGCAGCAGTGGCACGTATTCCTTCACCAAGCCGAATCGGGAGAGCATCAGGCTGCTCGCCGGGCTCGGAGTGGAGGGGGACGTGCACGCCGGAGTGACGGTGAAGCATCGGTTCCGGATGAAGCGGGACGCCTCGCAGCCGAACCTTCGGCAGGTGCACCTCATCCATGAGGAGCTGTTCGAGGAGGTGCGCGGAGCCGGGTTCGAGGTGGCGGCCGGGGAGCTCGGGGAGAACGTCACCACGCGGGGGATCGATCTGCTGGGGCTGCCGGTCGGGACCCGGCTGCGTCTCGGCGACGAGGCCGTCGTCGAGGTGACCGGGCTGCGGAATCCCTGCGCCCAGATCGACACGTTCCGGCAGGGGTTGATGAAGCAGGTCGTCGGCCGGGACGCCGACGGGAGCGTGCGGTTCAAGTCCGGAATCATGGGTGTCGTGCTCGCGGGCGGGGTCGTACGGCCCGGGGACGGCATCGGGATCGTGCTGCCGGAGGGGCCGCACCGGCCCCTGGAGATCGTCTGA
- a CDS encoding glycoside hydrolase family 25 protein: MLRGIDVSAYQSSAYNTDGLAFVFIKATEGRSYINPKLAAQTKRAREAGLTVGFYHFLWPGNLTAQAEYFVKHAPEKGGDILAVDWETTGEGTHASNAEKDSFIRKVRALRPNNRVILYCNRNFWLNVDTTSYAGDGLWIADYVTAGKPRIKAKWRFHQYTSDPLDKNVADFESKAALRKWAADA, from the coding sequence ATGCTGCGCGGCATCGACGTGAGCGCCTACCAGTCCTCCGCCTACAACACCGACGGCCTCGCCTTCGTCTTCATCAAGGCCACCGAGGGCCGCTCGTACATCAACCCCAAACTCGCCGCCCAGACCAAGCGCGCCCGCGAGGCCGGTCTGACCGTCGGCTTCTACCACTTCCTCTGGCCGGGCAACCTGACCGCCCAGGCCGAGTACTTCGTCAAGCACGCCCCCGAGAAGGGCGGCGACATCCTCGCCGTCGACTGGGAGACCACGGGCGAGGGCACCCACGCCTCCAACGCGGAGAAGGACAGCTTCATCCGCAAGGTGAGGGCCCTGCGGCCCAACAACCGGGTCATCCTCTACTGCAACAGGAACTTCTGGCTCAACGTCGACACGACCTCCTACGCCGGCGACGGCCTCTGGATCGCCGACTACGTCACCGCCGGCAAGCCCCGCATCAAGGCCAAGTGGCGCTTCCACCAGTACACGTCCGACCCGCTGGACAAGAACGTCGCCGACTTCGAGAGCAAGGCGGCGCTGCGGAAGTGGGCGGCGGACGCCTGA